CGCATCCGGTCGCAGAGCATCGCCAGCTCGTTGACGAGGGCGATGTTCACGTTCCGGAAGATGTTCTCGAGGAGCTTCGCCGTCTCGGCCACCCGCGGGGATGACACCGGCACCACCTTGACCACGACCTTCTCGTAGAGGGCGGCGGCCAGGGCGGTGCAGAGCGGGGTCACCCCGCCCACGAGCTTCGGCGTGTTCGGGATGTGGAAGTCCCGGTTCCCCGGATCGACGCGCTCGGGCGAGTAGGCCAGGCCGAAGTCCAGGCCGACCCGGAGGCCGCTCCGCTGGAGGAGCGGGAGGAGCACCTCCTCGGTCGTCCCCGGATAGGTGGTGCTCTCGAGCACGATCAGCTGGCCCGGCCGGAGGCGGCGACCGATTTCCTCGGCGGCGGCCCGGACGTACGAGAGATCCGGCTCCCGATTCGCGTTGAACGGCGTCGGGACGCAGATGACGATCGCGTCGACGGTGTCGGCCGCGTCCCAGGACGGGCGGGCGGTGAAGCGGCCCGGGCGGACGACCGCCGCCACCTCGTCGGCGCGGATGTCCTCGATGTAGCTCTCGCCGCGATTGACGAGGGCGACGCGGGCTTCGTCGGGGTCGATGCCGGTGACGCGGTACCCGGCGCGGGCGAACTCGACGGCCAGCGGCAGCCCGACGTAGCCGAGGCCGGCCACGCCGACCGTGGCGCTCCGATCGTCAAGACGCGCGCGCAGACGCTCCAGCATGGAAGGCAACGCCCGCCATTATTGCCGTCCGGCGGTACTCTGTCAAGGAAATCGCGGGCATCACTCGATTCGCAGCGACGCGCGAACGACCGCCACGCCTCGGGGCACGCAGATCGCCTCGAGCTGCCGCACCCGCGTCGTCGGGATCTTGTCGGAGGACACGATGACCTCGCCGACGCGGTACGTCTCGAGCACGGCTTCGGCCGTGTCCAGGCTCCCCAGGATCGGCACCTCGTGGATCCGGGTCCCCACCTTGGAGCGGTCGTCGTCGAGGAAGCCGACCGGCTGGCGCCGGAGGCCGGCGTTGTTCCGCAGCTCCCGCAGGGTGAGGGCCCCGCCATCGCCGGCCCCGTAGATCAGGACCCGACGGAAGCCGTCCTGGGGCGGCCGCAGCAGCTCACCGAGCCGCCGGAACGCGACGCGGCTGCCGGCCAGCAGGATCACCAGCAGGAGCCAGTCGAGGACGAAGACCGCGCGCGAGAGGCCCTCGAAGCGCATGCTGAAGACGAAGTAGAGCACGCTCGCCACGACCCCGGCCGTCACGCCCTGCAGGAGGCGGAGCAGGTCCGGCACGCTGGTGTAGCGCCAGAGACCCCGGTAGGTGCCGAAGAGCGCCAGCGAGACGACCTGCAGCACGATGACCGGGGCGATGGTCCGGAGGAGGGCCTCCAGGTGCTCGTCGAAGGCTCCCTCGAAGCGCAGGAGGTAGGCGCTGTAGTAGGCGACCACGATCAGCACGAGGTCGATCGCCACCGTCGCCACGTGCCGCTTGAACGGGAAATCGGCTACCAGGCGGACGAACGGTCCCTCCGCGGGGACCGCGTCGGCGCGGACCATCTGGGCCCGGCTGAGGTGGACGCCCAGCAGGACGAGGCCCAGCAGCAGGAGCGCCACCAGGACCACCGTGTAGGTGAAGCCGTACGCGTAGGACAGGATCGCCAGCAACCCGGAGAGCACCGACACCCCGTAGAGGGCCGCCAGGGCCTGCCGCTCCGTGACCCCGAGGGCCACCAGGCGATGCGAGGTGTGGTCCCGGCCCCCCTGGGACACCGGGCGCCCGGTGACGAGCCGGGTCAGCGTGACGAAGGTCGTGTCGAAGATCGGGATCAGCATGAGGAGCACCGGAAAGACCAGCACGGCCGAGACGCCACGCGAGTACGCATACTCGCCGACCAGGCACACGCCGCTCAGGAAGAAGCCGACGAACAGGCTACCCGCATCGCCCATGAAGATCCGCGCCGGCGGGAAGTTCCGGACCAGGAAGCCCACCGCCGCCCCGGCAAAGGCCGCCGTCAGGTAGGCCCCGGCCAGATCCCCGTCGAACAGGAAGAACGCCAGCCGGAAGCCGCCCGCGATCGCGGCCATGCCGGCCGCCAGCCCGTCCATGTTGTCGAGCAGGTTGAAGGCGTTGGTCACGCCCACGACCCAGACCAGGGTCAGGACGATGTTGAGCACCGGATAGGCGGTGAGCTTCAGCAGGAACCCGAACTGGATCAGGAGCGCGGCCAGCACGATCTGGGCGACGAGCTTCACCTGCGGCCGGAGCGCCCGCATGTCGTCGAGGAGGCCCACCACCGCCATGGCGAGCGAGAGCAAGAGCAGGGGGCCGAAGCGGCCGACGGTGGGGCCCACGAAGACCAGCGGCGCCAGCAGGCCCGCGATGATGCCGAGTCCGCCGAGGAGGGGGACCGGCTGGCGATGCCAGCGGTCCTCGCGTGGCTGCTTGACCAGCCGAGCGCGCCGGGCCACGCCCTCGCAGGCCACGGTGACCACGAGCGCCACGGCCAGCGCGACCAGGAAGGGGACGGCTAGCGCCGCCACGCGAGCAGCTCCGTGTAGAGCCGGTCCATGTCGGCGAGGAGCCGGTCGGCGCCGAAGGCCGGGACGACCCGCTTGCGCCCGGCCGCGCCCATCGCCTGCCGCGCTCCGGGATCCCTGAGCAGGGCTTCGATCGCCGCCGCCAGGGCCGGGGCGTCTCCCGGCGGCACCAGGCGCCCGGTGATCCCATCTTCGACGAGGTCCGGCACGCCGCCCACCCGGGTGGCGACCACCGGCCGGGCCGCGGCCATCGCCTCGATCAGAGACACCGGCGAGCCCTCGTTGCGAGAGGTGAGCACGGCCAGATCGAGGTCGGCGTAGATCCGATCGAGGTCCGGGCGCCACCCGAGGAACCGCACGTGCCGGGCGAGGCCGAGCCGCGTCGCCAGGCCCTCGAGCTCGGCTCGCCGCTCGCCCTCGCCGATCACCAGGAACGCGCTCTCGGGGAGCCGCCGGACCACGGTGGCCGCCGCCTCGAGGAAGAGCTCGTGAGCCTTGATGGGCACGAGCCGGGCGACGATGCCGCAGAGCAGGGCGCGCCGGTCGACCCCGAGCTCAGCCCGCAGCGCCCCCCGCGCCGCCTCGGCGGCGACGAACGGGTCGAGGTCGAGCCCGAGCGGCATCACGGTGAGCCGCTCCGGCGTGCCGATCCCGAGGGCCAGGAGCTCGCGCCGCACCGTCTCGCTCACGGCCAGGAGCCGCTCGGTGCGCCGGCCGAGCCAGCGCTCGATCCCGAGCAGCACCCGCGTCGTGGCGGGCGCGAAGTAGCCGTGGAAGACGTGACCGTGGTAGGTGTGGACGACCACCGGCACGCCGAGGAGGCGCGCGGCCAGGCGCCCCAGCGTCCCGGCCTTGGCCGTGTGGGTGTGGACGATGTGGGGCCGGACGCGGCGGATCAGGCGGACGAGCCCCGCGAAGGCCAGCAGGTCCGCGCCGCCCCGGATCTCGCGGCCCAGGGCGGGCAGGACGACCACGCGCGGCGAGGCCTTCCCCCGCAGCGCCAGGTAGTCGCCTTCCGCGGGCCCCGGCCGCCCCGTGACCAGCAGCGAGTCGTAGCGGGCGGGGCAGAGGCGCTCGCTGAGGAGCGTGGCGTGGAGGGCCGGACCCCCGACATTCAGCCGCGCGATCACCCGCACGACCCGGACGCGCTCCTGCGTGTCGCCGCCCGACGTCGGGTCTGTGCTCGCACGCTCAGTCATGATGGCCACGCATCCGATGTCCCGCTCCGGGCGGCGCCCGCCACGGGCGACCCGCACAGCTCGTGGTAGACGGCGACCGTCCTCGCCACCATCTGCTCCACCGAGAATTCGGCCCGCACCCGGGCCTGGCCCCGGGCCCCCATCGCCGCCCGCAGCCCGCGGTCCGCGAGGAGGGTCGTGAGCCGAACGGCCAGGGCGGGAGCGTCCCCGGCCGGGGCCAGGAAGCCGGTCGTCCCCTCGTCCACCACCTCGCCGATCCCGCCGACCGCGGTGGCCACCACCGGGAGCCCGCTCGCCATGGCCTCGAGGATGGCGCGGGGCAGGCCCTCCCAGGTCGACGCGAGCGCGAAGACGTCGGAGGCCGCCAGGAGGTCGGCGACGTCGGGGCGCGCCCCGGCGAAGACGACCCGGCCCTCGAGGCCGGCCGCTCGGACGCGCGCCTCGAGGTCGCCCCGGAGGGGCCCGTCCCCCACGAACAGCGCGACGCAGGGGAGGCCGGCGGCGCGCACCCGAGCCAGGGCGGCGATCAGGCAGTCGTGCCCCTTCATGGGTCGGAGATTAGCCACCGAGATGACCACCGGACCGTCCCGGGGCTCGATCCCGAGGGCGCGCCGGACCGCCTCCCGCTCCACGCCCCGCCCGAATGCCTCGGCCCGGATCCCGGCCGGGGCCAGCCGGAAGATCTCGCGCGGGAATCCCCGGGCCACCAGGAACTCCACCGCCGCCCGGGAGTTGGAGAGATAGGCGCCGACCCAGGGAAGCGTCAGGCGGTCGAGCCAGACCAGAGCCCGGTTCTCGCGATCGCCGGGGAACACGCTCTGGAGCGCGGCGACCACCCGCGGGCGGGGGCCGAGGCGCGCGGCGAGGCGACCGACGAGGTTCACCCTCGCGCCGTAGAGGTGGAGCACGTCGTAGCGCCGCGCCCGCAGGAGCCGCACGAACCGGAGCGCCGCCGCCGGGGAGACACGCCGGATCCGACCGAGGTGGATGACCTCCACGCCGAGCGTCGCGAACCGGCGCGTCAGGGCCCCGGGCGGATAGAAGGCGCAGACGTCGACGTCGACCCCGGCCCGCCGCAGGCCCTCCACGAGGTCGAGCGTGTAGAGCTCGGCGCCGCCCACATCCCCCGTGGTCAGGCACTGAAGGACGCGCACCGCTCCGCTACCTCATGAGAGGGGGCCTCGACGGCCCCCTCCCAGGCCCACCCCCACCTTTTGGGCTGGGTGGGTGGGCCCGGCGGCGGAGCCGCCGCTCGGAGCGAACCCCCACGAGCGCGGCGGTTCGGCTACATGACGCGGGTGGTTAATCCGAAAGCCTCCTACACCGCCGCGGGCGGCGCCGCCGGTCGCCGGTCCACGAAGGCTCGATGCCACAGCTCGAGCACGAGGAGGCTCCAGAGCCGGGCGTGGTGGTGAGCCCGGCCCCGGGCGTGCTCGTCCAGGTACCGGCGCACCACGTCGGGACGGAAGTAGCCGCGCTGGCACGCCCGCCCGTCGAGGAGCACGTCGTAGGCCAGCTCCCGCAGCTCGTGGCGGAACCAGTGGTCGATCGGGACGCCGAAGCCCATCTTCGGCCGGCGGCGGATGGGCTCGGGGAGCAGGCCCCGGGTGATGCGCTTGAGGAGGTACTTCGCGGTGAGCCCGCGCAGCTTCAGGCCCGGCGGCAGGGCGGCCGCGAACTCGACCACCCGGTGATCCAGGAATGGCGACCGCACCTCGAGGGAGTGCGCCATGCTGGCGATGTCCATCTTCACCAGGAGGTCGTCCGGCAGGTAGCGCTGGACGTCGGCGTGCAGGGTCGCATCGAGGAAGGTCGGCGCGTCGGACTCGGCATAGGCCGCGTCCAGGAGCGCCAGGGAATCGACCGCGCCGACCTGGGCGGCGAAGGCCGGGGTGTAGAGCTCGGCCTTCTCGCCGTTCCCGAACACGGTGAGCCAGCGCGCGTAGCGCCGTCGCGGCGGAAGCGCCAGCGCCTCCGCGAACCGCCGGAGCCGCCCGGTGCGGGATTTCGGCGCGTCCCCCGGGAGGTGCCGCAGCCCGCGAGCCGCCATTCGGCGCACGGCGGCCGGCAGGCCGTCGGCCCAGGCGGCCAGGGCGGCGGCGCGGTAGCGGTCGTAGCCCGCGAACGTCTCGTCGCCCCCGTCGCCGTTCAGGGCCACGGTCACGAAGCCCCGGGCCATCTCGCAGAGCGCGAAGGCGGGCACGGCCGAGGCGTCGGCGAAGGGCTCGTCGTAGTGCCACGTGAGGCGGGGGAGGATCGCGACCGCATCCGGCTTCACGACCAGCTCATGGTGGTCCGTCTCGAAGTGCCGGGCCACCTGGCGCGCGTAGGCGAGCTCGTCGTACTCGGGCCGGTCGAAGCCGATGGAGAAGGTCCGCAGCGGCCCGGCCCCGGCCCGGCGCATCAGGGCCACCACCGTGCTCGAGTCGAGCCCGCCGGAGAGGAGCGCCCCGACCGGGACGTCGCTGATGAGGCGCAGGCGCACCGCCTCTTCGAGGAGCGCCAGGAGCTCCTCGGCCAGCACGGCCTCGGGCTCCCGGCGCTTGGGCGTGTAGCGAAGCGTCCAGTAGCGGTGGACGCTCACCCGCCCGTCCTCGACCCAGAGGTAATGCGCCGGCGGGAGCTTCTGCATGCTCCGGAAGGCCGACCACGGGCTCGGCACGTCCCCGTAGGAGAGGAAGTGGTGAATGGCCGTGAGGTCCGGCTCGACGCCCACCGCCGGGTCCTGGAGAATGGCCTTCGCCTCCGAGGCGAAGTGGAGCGCCTGGCCGTCGCGGGCATAGACGACCGGCTTCTTCCCCAGCCGGTCGCGCGCCACCAAGAGCGTGCGGCGCTCGCGGTCCCAGATGGCGAAGGCGAACATCCCCCGGAGCGCCGCGAGGCACCCCGGTCCGCGGCGCGCATAGAGCGCCAGGATCACCTCGGTGTCGCTCTCCGAGCGGAAGGCGACGCCCTCCCGGGCGAGCGCGGCGCGCAGCTCGTGGAAGTTGTAGATCTCGCCGTTGTAGGTGATCCAGAAGCGCCCGTCGGCGCTGGCCATCGGCTGGTGCCCGCCCGCGCTCAGGTCGATGATGGCGAGCCGCCGGTTGACGAGGCCGATGGGGCCTTCCCGGAAGATGCCGGCGTCGTCGGGGCCACGATGGGCGAGGACCGCACTCATCCGCTCGAGGAGCGCCCGCTCCACCGTCCGCCCGGAATCGAAGAAGAGCTGGCCGGCGATACCGCACACGGTCAGGTGCCCCGGACGATGGTACCAGATGGAACCCACCGGTGCCGCCCCCCGAGCCAGAGAAGAAGCGCGCCCGCCACCGCCCCGTAGACGGCCGCCACGCCCCCCGGGCCCAGCGCCAGGTGGAGAAACGGCGCCGGAAGCGCCACCAGGCCGAGGGCCAGCGCGATCGGCCCCAGCGGACGGACGAACCACCCCTGGGCGGCCAGCATGATGACGAAGGGCTCGAAGATGGCGCGGTGCCGCACCCCTCCGCCCCACGCCGCCATGCTGTAGAGCATCCAGAGGACGGCGAGGAGACCCCCCAGAAAGACGGTGAAGCTGGGCCGCCGCGCGGCCAGCTCGAGGAGCCCGACCAGAGCCAGAGGGTAAAGGAGGTAGAGCACGAGCGAGCCGGGGATCATCCCCTGGTAGATCCCGGACGCCTTCCAGGGGACCGGGGCCAGGGCGAAGTGGACCGCCCCGGCCGGCACGTGGACGAGGAGGCTCCGGAGGCCCTGGACGCGGGTCCCGCTGAAGTACGAGTCCTCGCCGACATCGCTCCCCTCCTGGAAGCTCAGCAGGCGCTCGGCGGCGCCCGCGAAGAAGCCGCTGCCCCAGTAGCCGTAGCCGATCTCGCGCGGCACGAAGCCCACCGCGACGAGGAGCGCCAGCCCGTAGACGGCGGTCTTCAGGCTGAGGCGCGCCCGGCTCAGGAGCCCGCCCAGCCGCCCGGCGAGGAAGGCCAGCGCCGCGAAGGCGAGGGCGAGGTAGGCGACGTGGTCCCGGGTCGTGGCCAGCCAGGTCAGCGCCGCCAGCGCCAGCAGGACCGACAGCGCGCTCGCCCGCCCGCTCAGGAGCCGCTGGACGATCAGGGCCAGGACGACCAGGGCCAGGACGATCCAGTTGTCCTTCAGGTTGAAGAGCGACCAGAACCACAGGTTCGAGGCGAAGGCCGCCACCACCGCGCAGAGCCGCGCGGGACGGAGGCCGAAGACATCCCGGGTGAGCGCGTGGAGGACCGCGACCGTGACGGCGCCCACCGCGCAGTTGACGAGCTGGAGCAGGGGGACGCTCTGGCCGAGGAGCGTCAGGAGGACCACGTTCAGGTAGTAGTACCCGGTGGCGAAGCTGCCGATGCCCGTGACGAGGTCATAGGCGAGGCCGTGGCTCCAGGAGTAGATCGCCTGAAGCGCCACCACGACGTACGCGCGGTCGTCGATGAAGTAGAACTCGTCCCGGCGCCAGTCGGCGGTGAGCAGGGCCAGGGCCGGCAGGCTCAGCGCCCGGACGAGGAACGCGCCGATGACGATCATCCGGAGGACCCGGTCCCGGATGGCGAGCCGGAACGTCCACAGGACGAGGAGCACGAGGAGGCCCGCTTGATGGACGAGGGCCGGGGTCCCGCTCACGTCGACGCGCTGGGCGAAGCCCACCAGGTAGGCCGCCAGCACGGCCAACAGGAGCCATTCCACCGTCCGCGCGGGGAGCCGGTCACCCACGGCTCGCTGGGAAATGCTCACCGCCTCGGGCTCGGCAGCTTCCGTGCTCAGGCGCGGCCGCCGATCAGCCACGGAGCACCTGACGGTAGAGCTCGAGGTACTCGCCCACCACGCGCTCGGGCGCGACGTGGCCGACGGCCCATTCGCGGGCGCCCCGACCGAGCCGCTCGGCGAGGCCGCGGTCGTCGAGGACGCGGGACATCGCCTGGGCGAGACCCTTGGGATCCTCGCTCTGCACCTGGAGCCCGGTCGTGCCGTCCTGGACGAGCTGGCGGATGCCGCCGACCGCGGTGGCGATGACGGGCAGGCCGGAGGCCATGGCTTCGAGCAGCGCCAGAGGCACGCCTTCCGACACCGAGGGCAGGACGAACAGGTCCGCCGCCTGGAGAAAGGCCTCGACGTCCGGCCGGGCGCCCACGAAGCGGACCCGGCCGCCGAGCCCGAGCTCCCCCGCCCGGCGGCGCAGCCGGTCCCCTTCGGGGCCGTCCCCCACGATCAGGACGTCCGGCGCCGCGTCGCCCAGGATCGCCACCGCGTCCAGGATCAGATCCACGTTCTTCACGGGATTGAGCCGCCCGACGAAGAGTCCCACCGGACGCCGGGGATCGAGCCCGAGCCGCGCCCGCAGCCGCGCCCGCTCGGCCGGATCGGCCGCCGGGCGGAACCGCCCGACGTCGACGAAGTTCGGGATCACCCGCACGGGAGACCGGGGCCGGACGAACGCGCCGAGCTCCCGCGCCGTCTCCTCCGTCACGCCGGTGAAGGCGTCGGCCCGACGCAGGAGGACCCGGCGGATCCCGCGGAGCGGCGACCGCTGGTGCTCCCACACCTCGCCGAGGAGGCCGCCCGTGTGAGCCGTCACCACGACGCGGGCGCCGATCAGGGGCTTGGCCAGGATTCCGATGGTCGCCGGCGAGAACGTGGAGTGGCAGTGGAGGAGGCACCGGGCGCTCCGGGAGGGCCGGGCGCGCGCCAGCCAGCCCACCGCCCCGGCGATGAAGGCGCCCGCCGCGGCCACCCGCGGCCGCGGGACCCGCAGGCGATGCACCTCCACGCCGTCCGCCCGCTCGACGGCCGGCGTGCCGGGGACGCGCCGGGTCAGGATCGACACCGGGACCCCGCGCCGGGCCAGCTCGCCCGCGAGGTCCCGGCAGAAGCGCTCCATGCCGCCGACGACCGGGGGATACGTGGAGGTGACGATGATGACAGGGGCGCCGAGCGTCGACGGCAGCGCGGCGGGCTCAGCCAAAGCAGACGCCCTCGACCCGCGGCACCAGCCGGTCCCAGCTGAACTCGGTCTCGGCCACGCGCCGCGCCGTCTCGCCCATGGCCCGCCCCCGCGCGCGGTCGCGGAGGAGGCTCAGGATGGCCTCGGCCAGCTCGGCGGGCGCCTCGGGGTCCGCGAGGATCCCCGCGCCGCGCGCCTCGACCCAGGCGAAGTGGGGCGCGCGGGTCGACACGACAGGTCGCCCCGCGGCGAGGTACTCGAGGAGCTTGAGCGGCGCGCCGACGATCGAGGGCGTGAGCAGGTTGAGCCCGACGTCCGCCGCACCGAGCCAGCGCGGCACCGCGTCGCGCGGGACGGCGCCGACGAAGTGCACCGCGGCGCCCAGCCCGAGGCGCTCGGAGAGCGCCAGCAGGCGCGGCCGCAGGGGACCGTCTCCGACCACGAGGAGCCGCGCCGTCTTCGCCTCGGCCAGGACAGCCGGGAGCGCCGCGAAAAGCTCGGGCAGGCCATGCCAGGGAGTGAGGGTGCCGACGAAGCAGAGGTACGGCCCTTCGGGCTGGAGCCCGAGGGCGCGCCGACACTCCTCGGCGGCCAGGGGGCGCACGCGCTCGACGTCGACGCCGTTCGGGACGGTGACGATCCGCTCAGCCCGCACGCCGTAGCGCGCCACGAGGACGTCGCCGATGGCGTCGGTCACGACGACCACCCGGTCCGCGCGACGGAGGGCCGCGCCCTCGAACGCGTCGAGGAGGCGGACCTTCCACGGCTCGAGACCGCTGAGGCGCGCCTCGTCGCGGTAGATGCCGTTGACCTCGCGGACGTAGCGGGCCCCCCGCCGGCGCGCGAAGCGCCCGGACGCCCAGCTGAGCGGCATCCCGCGCTCGTAGACCGCCGCCGGCCGTCCCCCGTCCCGCCGGAGCGCGGCGGCCAGCGTCGCCTGATAGAGGACGGGGAACAGGAGCGGGAGCCGGGGCGTCCAGACCGGGCGGATCGCGACCGGCGTGGGGTAGCGGTACGGGCGGAGCCGCGGCACGAAGAGCGTCACGCGATGGCCGCGCGCGCAGAGCCGGTCGGTCACCGCGAAGAGGTGCCGGGTATCGGCCCCCTCGATGCCCAGGTCGACGTTCGCCGCGTAGGTGAGCTCCACGGGGATTAGTCCATCGTCGGCGCTCAGCGGCCGGCGCAGCCGGTCCGCTGAAGCGATTCGTTAGGCGTCCGTTCGTCAGGTGTAGGGCGAAGCCGCTTCACCTCCGTCGTGAGAGCTTGGCGCGTACCTCCGCCCAAGATTTCGCAGCCGAGGGATTGCGCGCGTGCGCACGGCGGCGTCGGGCAAGTTCTTTGCGCTGCGCATCGGTCACCGGAATAGCCTCAGGCGTTTCGGCGAGGCTGTCCCAGATCTCTTCGAGCAACTGCAGTCGGTCGGCGACGCTGAGCGACAGGACCTCTTTGCGTACGCTACTCATAGCCGCATTCTCCGCTTCTCGTGCTGGAGGAGCAAGCCTCACGTCAGTACGCATAACCTCCCAACTGAGTGGCCGGCGTCAGCCGGTCCGCTCAACCCGGTGGTGAGCCGCCTCGTTCAAGCCAGACCGGCGGTATGGCCGAACGGCCACCAAGTCGTCATCCCCGACCGGTCGTACATCCGCGACGTTCACCGTCACCAACGCCTCTGTTCTCCCGGAAGCCGTCACGAACTCGACCTCAATGCCGTCAGGGTCGTAGACCTGCACCACCGCACCGAGGTCTCCCTTACGAAGCCCGCGTTCGGGTAGCTCCGTGTCCAACACCACAGTATCGAGAACGCGATATCTCATCTCGTCAACGCAGCGCGTCCCGAATCCGGAAGGTGAGCAGCATCGCCGCCCGGGCGTCCTCGAACCTGAGGCTCTCGGACGGCTCCCCGCGGATGCGCCGGGCGAACTCGGCGAGCTGGGCGGCGTGGCCCTTGTCGGGCGCCCGGAGACGGGTGCCTCGGTCGCGGACGCCGAAGGTCTCGAGGGTCCGGAAGTCGTCGAGGACGAGCGCCCGCCCGCCCCCGAAGACCTCGATCCGCTCCTTCCCGGCCGCCCCGGGCCCGAGGCTCGTGTAGACGATCGTCGCCAGCGAGCCATCCCGGTAGGTGAGGGTCGCGCTCACGTTGTCGGGCGCCGGCACCGCGCCGCCGTCCACCGGCACCGCGCGGGCGGTGACCCCGGTGGCCGGCTCGCCGACGAGGAAGTTGCAGAAGTCGACGAAGTGGCAGACCTCGCCCACGATCCGCCCGCCACCGACCGCCGGGTCGTGGACCCAGTGGGCGGGCGGAATCGGACCGGCGCTCACGCGGTAGAGGATCACCAGCGGACGGGGGCCCCCGGCGAGCAGCGCGCGGGCCTGGCGAGCCAGCGGCGCGAAGCGGCGGTTGAAGCCGACCGTGAAGTGGACCGGGCGCTCGGCCAGGGCGGCCCCGATCGCCTCGGCCTCCTCGGCCGTCAGACACAGAGGTTTCTCGACGAAGACGTGCTTGCCCGCCCGGATGGCCTCCCGGGCCTGACCGGCGTGAAGGTGATGAGGGGTGGCGATCACGACGAGGTCCACGTCGGGATCGGCCAGGACCGCGGCCGGGTCGGTCGTGCAGTACTCGGCCCCGAACTGCGCCGCGGCCTCCCGGGCGGACACTCCCGTCGCCGCCACCACGGCCCGGAGGCTGAAGGCCGCGTCGCGGCGGAGATTCGGGAGGTGGACGCTCCGCGTGAATCGCCCGGCCCCGACGACGGCCACGCGGAGCGCCCGGCCGGTCACGGGCGCGGGCGCCTGCTCGCGGAGCCGGACGACGGGCTCGAGCCCCGGGGCCGCCGCCTCGTACCGGAGCAGGACGCCGACGGGGCGCTCGGGAGACGTGACGAAGCGGTACGCCGCCGGGGCATCCTGGAGGGCGAACACCCGCGCGATCAGGGGACGGAGGTCGAGCGCGCGGTCGGCGAGCAGCTGGACGAACGCCTCGAGGTTCCGGTTCTCGGTCCAGCGGACGTACTCCGCCGGGTAGTCGAGGCCCTCCTCCTCGTAGAGGGGATCGTAGCGGCCGGGGCCCATCGAGCGGGCGATCGCCAGCTCGAGCTCTTTCCGGTAGAATGCGTCGCGATCGAGGGCGAGCGGGACCGCGCCCACGATCACCACGCGACCGCGCGGCCGCGCCAGCTCCACCGCGAGGCTCACCGGCCCCTCGGACGATCCGCTGGCGCAGACCAGGACCGCGTCCCCGCCAAGACCACCCGTGAGCGCCCGGAGGGCCGGGGCGAGCTCGGGCGCCTCCGGCGCGAAGGTCGCGGCGCAGCCGGCCGCGTCGCCGAGGCGGCGCCGGGCCTCGAGCGGCTCGACGCCGACCACGCGGCAGCCGGCCAGGCGGAGGAGCTCGACCGTGAGGAGGCCCACCAGGCCGAGCCCGATCACCACCGCCGTCTCCCCCAGGGACACGCGGGCCTGACGGACCGCCTGGAGCCCGACGGCCCCGAGCGAGGCGAAGGCCGCCGCCTCCAGATCCACGCCCGCCGGCACGCGGACCACGAGG
This Candidatus Methylomirabilota bacterium DNA region includes the following protein-coding sequences:
- a CDS encoding glycosyltransferase family 4 protein, coding for MELTYAANVDLGIEGADTRHLFAVTDRLCARGHRVTLFVPRLRPYRYPTPVAIRPVWTPRLPLLFPVLYQATLAAALRRDGGRPAAVYERGMPLSWASGRFARRRGARYVREVNGIYRDEARLSGLEPWKVRLLDAFEGAALRRADRVVVVTDAIGDVLVARYGVRAERIVTVPNGVDVERVRPLAAEECRRALGLQPEGPYLCFVGTLTPWHGLPELFAALPAVLAEAKTARLLVVGDGPLRPRLLALSERLGLGAAVHFVGAVPRDAVPRWLGAADVGLNLLTPSIVGAPLKLLEYLAAGRPVVSTRAPHFAWVEARGAGILADPEAPAELAEAILSLLRDRARGRAMGETARRVAETEFSWDRLVPRVEGVCFG
- a CDS encoding glycosyltransferase; amino-acid sequence: MRVLQCLTTGDVGGAELYTLDLVEGLRRAGVDVDVCAFYPPGALTRRFATLGVEVIHLGRIRRVSPAAALRFVRLLRARRYDVLHLYGARVNLVGRLAARLGPRPRVVAALQSVFPGDRENRALVWLDRLTLPWVGAYLSNSRAAVEFLVARGFPREIFRLAPAGIRAEAFGRGVEREAVRRALGIEPRDGPVVISVANLRPMKGHDCLIAALARVRAAGLPCVALFVGDGPLRGDLEARVRAAGLEGRVVFAGARPDVADLLAASDVFALASTWEGLPRAILEAMASGLPVVATAVGGIGEVVDEGTTGFLAPAGDAPALAVRLTTLLADRGLRAAMGARGQARVRAEFSVEQMVARTVAVYHELCGSPVAGAARSGTSDAWPS
- a CDS encoding glycosyltransferase, producing the protein MTERASTDPTSGGDTQERVRVVRVIARLNVGGPALHATLLSERLCPARYDSLLVTGRPGPAEGDYLALRGKASPRVVVLPALGREIRGGADLLAFAGLVRLIRRVRPHIVHTHTAKAGTLGRLAARLLGVPVVVHTYHGHVFHGYFAPATTRVLLGIERWLGRRTERLLAVSETVRRELLALGIGTPERLTVMPLGLDLDPFVAAEAARGALRAELGVDRRALLCGIVARLVPIKAHELFLEAAATVVRRLPESAFLVIGEGERRAELEGLATRLGLARHVRFLGWRPDLDRIYADLDLAVLTSRNEGSPVSLIEAMAAARPVVATRVGGVPDLVEDGITGRLVPPGDAPALAAAIEALLRDPGARQAMGAAGRKRVVPAFGADRLLADMDRLYTELLAWRR
- a CDS encoding nucleotide sugar dehydrogenase, giving the protein MLERLRARLDDRSATVGVAGLGYVGLPLAVEFARAGYRVTGIDPDEARVALVNRGESYIEDIRADEVAAVVRPGRFTARPSWDAADTVDAIVICVPTPFNANREPDLSYVRAAAEEIGRRLRPGQLIVLESTTYPGTTEEVLLPLLQRSGLRVGLDFGLAYSPERVDPGNRDFHIPNTPKLVGGVTPLCTALAAALYEKVVVKVVPVSSPRVAETAKLLENIFRNVNIALVNELAMLCDRMR
- the asnB gene encoding asparagine synthase (glutamine-hydrolyzing); its protein translation is MGSIWYHRPGHLTVCGIAGQLFFDSGRTVERALLERMSAVLAHRGPDDAGIFREGPIGLVNRRLAIIDLSAGGHQPMASADGRFWITYNGEIYNFHELRAALAREGVAFRSESDTEVILALYARRGPGCLAALRGMFAFAIWDRERRTLLVARDRLGKKPVVYARDGQALHFASEAKAILQDPAVGVEPDLTAIHHFLSYGDVPSPWSAFRSMQKLPPAHYLWVEDGRVSVHRYWTLRYTPKRREPEAVLAEELLALLEEAVRLRLISDVPVGALLSGGLDSSTVVALMRRAGAGPLRTFSIGFDRPEYDELAYARQVARHFETDHHELVVKPDAVAILPRLTWHYDEPFADASAVPAFALCEMARGFVTVALNGDGGDETFAGYDRYRAAALAAWADGLPAAVRRMAARGLRHLPGDAPKSRTGRLRRFAEALALPPRRRYARWLTVFGNGEKAELYTPAFAAQVGAVDSLALLDAAYAESDAPTFLDATLHADVQRYLPDDLLVKMDIASMAHSLEVRSPFLDHRVVEFAAALPPGLKLRGLTAKYLLKRITRGLLPEPIRRRPKMGFGVPIDHWFRHELRELAYDVLLDGRACQRGYFRPDVVRRYLDEHARGRAHHHARLWSLLVLELWHRAFVDRRPAAPPAAV
- a CDS encoding glycosyltransferase family 4 protein yields the protein MAEPAALPSTLGAPVIIVTSTYPPVVGGMERFCRDLAGELARRGVPVSILTRRVPGTPAVERADGVEVHRLRVPRPRVAAAGAFIAGAVGWLARARPSRSARCLLHCHSTFSPATIGILAKPLIGARVVVTAHTGGLLGEVWEHQRSPLRGIRRVLLRRADAFTGVTEETARELGAFVRPRSPVRVIPNFVDVGRFRPAADPAERARLRARLGLDPRRPVGLFVGRLNPVKNVDLILDAVAILGDAAPDVLIVGDGPEGDRLRRRAGELGLGGRVRFVGARPDVEAFLQAADLFVLPSVSEGVPLALLEAMASGLPVIATAVGGIRQLVQDGTTGLQVQSEDPKGLAQAMSRVLDDRGLAERLGRGAREWAVGHVAPERVVGEYLELYRQVLRG